The following are encoded in a window of Platichthys flesus chromosome 19, fPlaFle2.1, whole genome shotgun sequence genomic DNA:
- the ttc33 gene encoding tetratricopeptide repeat protein 33, giving the protein MASFGWKRKVGEKVSKAVVQQFVAEAEKAENNRPGHDEEEDEEVDWLQAIKRRREILLEDCSAKSKRLKDEGALLAEEGRHWEAIKKWDEAIQLTPDNPLLYEMKSQVLTTLQEVFPAVKAAEMAVKFRPLWWEGWQTLGRAQLNLGEVDLAVRSFQVAIHLCPSESTLWQEDLAWAWRLQKQNCATEEKMRREEETKNQILNAPELQQDYDFESDEVVAACVAVAERQTRYEEMKKTAVVVDSEGNVKNVVTGEGASEDEATPSNEQFVKARGL; this is encoded by the exons ATGGCTTCATTCGGCTGGAAGAGGAAAGTCGGTGAGAAGGTGTCAAAGGCTGTGGTGCAACAGTTTGTGGCCGAGGCGGAGAAGGCTGAGAATAACAGACCAGGtcatgatgaagaggaggacgaggaagtgGACTGGCTCCAAGCCATCAAACGACGGCGGGAGATCCTGCTGGAGGACTGTTCTGCAAAGAGCAAGAGGCTGAAGGATGAGGGAGCACTGCTGGCTGAGGAGGGCAG GCACTGGGAGGCCATTAAGAAGTGGGACGAGGCCATTCAGCTGACCCCAGACAACCCACTACTGTATGAGATGAAGTCTCAG GTACTGACCACTCTGCAGGAAGTATTCCCAGCAGTGAAGGCTGCAGAGATGGCCGTCAAGTTCCGCCCACTGTGGTGGGAGGGCTGGCAGACCCTGGGCCGTGCCCAGCTCAACCTGGGTGAGGTGGACCTG GCGGTGAGGTCTTTCCAGGTTGCGATCCACCTGTGCCCCTCGGAGAGCACCTTGTGGCAAGAAGACCTGGCGTGGGCCTGGAGATTGCAGAAGCAAAATTGCGCGACCGAGGAGAAGATGCGGCGAGAGGAGGAGACCAAAAATCAGATCCTCAATGCCCCCGAGCTCCAGCAGGACTATGATTTTGAGTCCGATGAGGTGGTGGCCGCCTGCGTGGCCGTTGCCGAGCGGCAGACGCGCTacgaggagatgaagaagaccGCAGTGGTGGTGGACTCTGAGGGGAATGTTAAAAATGTAGTCACTGGAGAAGGGGCGTCAGAGGACGAGGCCACGCCGTCGAACGAACAGTTTGTCAAAGCAAGAGGACTTTAA